The sequence AAAGGGATGCTTTCGAAAGTTTGGTATCCGTCTCCGGCTTTCGGTAATGTAGAAAGAAGGATGTTTGTATACACGCCTTACGGATATGGAGAATCCAATAAAAAATACCCGGTACTGTACTTACATCACGGTGGTGGTGGCGACGAAAATGAGTGGTCGATGTGGGGGCGAATTTGCCAGATTATGGACAATCTTATTGCACAGAGGAAAGCTGAACCCATGATTATTGTTATGCCGAATATACACTCCAATCAGTTGGCATCCCGAGATGTGATGAAACCTGTAGCAGAAGCAAAAAGTATATTCGATATCGGGATGGACTCTGACGAATTTTATTCAGGTGGCCCTTATGTGAAAAGCCTGGTTGAAGACATCATTCCTTATGTAGAATCACATTATAACGTAATTCAAAAGAAGAGTGGACGCGCCATTGGTGGCCTTTCAATGGGAGGTGTAATTACCCTGTATGCAACGGCTAACTATCCCGATCTGTTTGATTATGTTGGAGTTTTCAGTATGGGTTTCACTCCTCAAAGAGATGCTATTGCCGATCTGACTCCGGTAAAAGAAGCCGGGTACAAATTGTATTGGGTTGGTTGCGGTGAATCAGATATGGCATATGGTAATGCCGAACGTCTTTTAAAAGGATTAAACGACCTAAACATGAAATATACTTATTATGACCAGTTAGGAGGACATATTTGGGATACCTGGAGAATATGTATCCGCGAGTTTGCTCCATTATTGTTCAGCAAATAACTAAAAGAATAAATCAATAAAAATAAATTGAAGGATATGAAAAGAATAATAGTAATGATGAGCTTGTTTGTAGTGATGTTTGCTATAAATGCAAATGCTCAACAAAACCTGTTCGGAGGTCAGGACTTTGAATCGGCCGTAGTGAACGACGATAATTCGGTGACTTTCCGTTTTTTAGCACCTGATGCAAAAGAGGTTGCTGTTGCAGGAGATTTTGCTTCGGTAGCCGAAGAAAATCCAA comes from uncultured Draconibacterium sp. and encodes:
- a CDS encoding alpha/beta hydrolase-fold protein, whose amino-acid sequence is MKEIDTPLGKALEPVPVEMTEGENGIWEYKVENVSPDFYTYTFTVDGLKMLDPNNLQIVRDGLDFFNLFIVPGEKSNIYLEAPEKKGMLSKVWYPSPAFGNVERRMFVYTPYGYGESNKKYPVLYLHHGGGGDENEWSMWGRICQIMDNLIAQRKAEPMIIVMPNIHSNQLASRDVMKPVAEAKSIFDIGMDSDEFYSGGPYVKSLVEDIIPYVESHYNVIQKKSGRAIGGLSMGGVITLYATANYPDLFDYVGVFSMGFTPQRDAIADLTPVKEAGYKLYWVGCGESDMAYGNAERLLKGLNDLNMKYTYYDQLGGHIWDTWRICIREFAPLLFSK